Genomic window (Cryptococcus neoformans var. grubii H99 chromosome 9, complete sequence):
TCAAGTTATGTTTTTTTATTGAGCCAAATGTGTAAAATCGGATGCATATGCAACGATAGAGGGTTGTAGAAGACTTGAGGGTCTTACAAGGCGCCCAATTTCCTGTATTATGTTGGAGTGAATCGTACTGGGCCCCGCGTGTGAAATGAACCCCGCAAAACACACGGAAGCGGATCGCGGAAACGGCAATTGCTGCGAAGCACCTGTGAAGCTCCTGCGGTAAGAATTGCTTCTTACATAATACAAAGTGAAGCCGATCTATCGGCCGGCGGGCATTTTCCACAGGGCCCCGCATTTTGCCTCTTCGGCGCTGTTCCGTCTTCCGTCTTGACTCTCCTCGAATGTTGGCCATACATTTCATATAAATCAACTTGAAGTTCATTCATGGCAAGATGAAAATATTTTCCCTCAAGCCCTCTCGAAACCTCATCGCTTACACAACAAATATCAACAATGACCAATCCTTTGCTGGCGCATATTCAAGactctttttttccaccTTGCCGGGTTGGTATCAATGGATTCGGTCGTATCGGCCGTGCTGCTTTCCGAGCctctttagaaagagatgatCTTATCGGTACGTGAATAAAGAGGAAGGTAATCGGCATCGGGCTCTGGATTAATCCCATCATACAGTCGTCGCTATCAACCACACTGCTCCTTCGATCGACTACCTCTTGCATGCTATCAAATATGATTCCACTCATGGAACTTCAAGACACGCCAATGACCTGTCTATCAAAGACGGTGCACTCTACTATAAGGATAGAAGGATTGAGCTGTTCAGCCAAAGAGACCCCCTACTGCTCGACTGGAAGTCCGCTGGTGTAGAGTATGTCGTTGAGTCAACAGGGAAAATGACTACGGTGGCTACAGCTAGTGCTCATATCAAGAGTGGGGCGAGGAAGGTTGTAATTTCTGCACCTTCAAAGTAGGTTTCTTTATCATATCCCATATCAGATCATTTTTTAACAGTTTGGCATGAAGGGACGCCAAGACAATTGTCGTCGGGGTGAACCGAAAGGAATACGACTCTTCAATGTCGGTTGTCTCAAATGCAAGCTGCACCGTGAGTAATAGTCTATCCAGCTGTAATGTTTGCTGATCGGTGCCCTCCAGACCAACTGCCTTGCGCCTCTGGCAAAGGTTTTAAATCGTTCTTTCGGTATCGAGTTTGGTATGATGACAACAGTAAGCATCGTTATGTAATTGGACTTACGCCTCAAAATGCTGACAACTCGTATTCAGGTCCATGCTTCGACCTCCTCCCAACCCATTCTTGACGGTTACAGTAAGAAGAACCGTCGTCTAGGTGGGTTTCTAACATCAGGTATTAAATCCATCTTGGCTAACGGAGTTTTTACCAGGCCGTGGTGTTGGATCGAACATCATCCCTACAACCACCGGTGCAGCTACAGCTGTCCAACTAGTCCTTCCCGAACTAGCCGGAAAATTCACAGGTACGCATTCCTCCATTGAGTCGCCAGCTTAACTCATTCAAGTCCTAATTGGCTAACCGACGGCCTCTCCCTGTAGGCGTCTCCGTCCGTGTACCAGTCAACAACGTCTCCATGGTCGACCTTACTGTCCGCCTGAATAAACCCGTCGCTTCCAAAGAAGAACTCCTCCGTCCTATCCGCGAGGCTTCTACAGGCCTTAGCAGCCTTGGTCCGCTAGCCAACGTTCTTTGCGTCAATGACGATGAACTCGTTTCCCACGACTTCTTGGGATGGCAACATAGCTGTATCGTAGACTCGGCTGCGAGCGTCATGTTGAATGATAGGGTCTTTAAGATTATTGCTTGGTATGGTGAGTAACAACCATAAGGCGATCTTGCcactcttttttttttcggtCAAGGGTTGAAGACTAATTCCCAACGACATTCAGATAATGAGTACGGTTATGCCTGTCGATTGTTGGATCTTGTGCGCTTTATCCACGAATACGACAATGGCAAAGTGCCGACTCCTACCGCTTCTGGCGTACAAACACCTTCTGGTGTCAAGACTCCTATCCTTCGTTCCTTTTAAGATGGATAAGACTTGAGACGCTACATTGCGAGAGGGGGCCGTAAGAAGGATCGTTTCCAACTCAAGGGAATGCATGATAAATTCCCCCTCGGTCGTTCTTCTTGAAAGTCCATGGCTACAGTTTACAGTTGTTGAAATAGATGATATGATGTATACA
Coding sequences:
- a CDS encoding glyceraldehyde-3-phosphate dehydrogenase, type I; amino-acid sequence: MTNPLLAHIQDSFFPPCRVGINGFGRIGRAAFRASLERDDLIVVAINHTAPSIDYLLHAIKYDSTHGTSRHANDLSIKDGALYYKDRRIELFSQRDPLLLDWKSAGVEYVVESTGKMTTVATASAHIKSGARKVVISAPSKDAKTIVVGVNRKEYDSSMSVVSNASCTTNCLAPLAKVLNRSFGIEFGMMTTVHASTSSQPILDGYSKKNRRLGRGVGSNIIPTTTGAATAVQLVLPELAGKFTGVSVRVPVNNVSMVDLTVRLNKPVASKEELLRPIREASTGLSSLGPLANVLCVNDDELVSHDFLGWQHSCIVDSAASVMLNDRVFKIIAWYDNEYGYACRLLDLVRFIHEYDNGKVPTPTASGVQTPSGVKTPILRSF